In a genomic window of Echeneis naucrates chromosome 4, fEcheNa1.1, whole genome shotgun sequence:
- the LOC115041965 gene encoding mitochondrial coenzyme A transporter SLC25A42-like encodes MAHSVRDHQSRIPVAQTAVLALPPSGQAKDLGPRWTALDSLLCGAFAGAVAKTVIAPLDRTKIIFQVSSNRFSAKEALRLIYCTYMKDGLLSLWRGNSATMVRVMPYAAIQFCSHEQYKNLLGSHFGCQGKVLPPFPRFLAGSLAGTTAAMLTYPLDMVRARMAVTAKEMYSNIVHVFMCISQEEGVKTLYRGFTPTILGVIPYAGITFFTYETLKKLHTEKTKRSQPYPHERLAFGACAGLIGQSASYPLDVVRRRMQTAGVTGSTCSSILQTMREIVAQEGVVRGLYKGLSMNWVKGPVAVGISFTTFDVTHSLLLKLHQMGYFTH; translated from the exons ATGGCCCACAGTGTGCGCGACCACCAGAGCCGGATCCCTGTGGCCCAGACCGCCGTGCTGGCCCTGCCTCCCTCCGGCCAAGCCAAG GACTTGGGGCCGAGATGGACGGCCCTGGACTCCCTGTTGTGTGGCGCGTTTGCTGGAGCTGTGGCCAAAACGGTCATCGCCCCTCTGGATCGCACCAAGATCATTTTCCAAG TGTCCTCTAACAGATTCTCTGCTAAG GAGGCCTTAAGGCTCATTTACTGTACGTACATGAAGGATGGGCTCCTCAGCCTGTGGAGGGGAAACTCTGCCACCATGGTGAGGGTCATGCCTTACGCTGCCATCCAGTTCTGCTCCCATGAACAGTACAAAAATCTACTGGGGAGTCACTTTGGCTGCCAAGGAAA aGTGTTGCCTCCTTTCCCACGCTTTCTGGCTGGTTCCCTGGCTGGCACGACCGCTGCCATGCTAACCTACCCTTTGGACATGGTGCGAGCCCGAATGGCCGTCACCGCCAAAGAAAT GTACAGCAACATCGTGCACGTCTTCATGTGCATATCTCAGGAGGAAGGTGTGAAGACTCTTTACAGAGGGTTCACCCCGACCATTCTGGGTGTCATCCCATACGCAGGGATCACCTTTTTCACATATGAGACCCTGAAGAAGCTGCATACAG AAAAAACCAAGCGATCTCAACCGTACCCTCACGAGCGCTTGGCCTTCGGTGCGTGTGCAGGCCTGATTGGACAGTCTGCTTCGTACCCCCTGGACGTGGTGCGAAGGCGCATGCAGACAGCCGGCGTCACCGGCTCGACCTGCAGCAGCATTTTGCAGACCATGCGTGAGATTGTGGCACAAGAGGGAGTTGTGCGCGGACTTTACAAAGGCCTGAGCATGAACTGGGTTAAAGGCCCCGTTGCAGTGGGGATTAGCTTCACCACGTTTGACGTCACGCACAGCCTTTTGCTCAAATTGCATCAGATGGGATACTTCACCCACTGA